One Roseomonas sp. OT10 DNA window includes the following coding sequences:
- a CDS encoding DUF2165 family protein translates to MPAWRASPTGSEGRRREDGRGGDEAAKAWCVAGSAAGLGVWLLGFLVIGGEWFQMWQSSHWNGQEAAFRFAMVILAVLIFVHQPDGGTQGAAHGR, encoded by the coding sequence ATGCCGGCATGGCGCGCGTCGCCTACAGGTTCTGAGGGCAGGCGGCGCGAGGATGGGCGCGGCGGCGATGAGGCGGCGAAGGCCTGGTGCGTGGCGGGCTCTGCCGCGGGCCTGGGCGTCTGGCTCCTGGGCTTCCTGGTGATCGGCGGGGAGTGGTTCCAGATGTGGCAGTCGTCCCACTGGAACGGCCAGGAGGCCGCCTTCCGCTTCGCGATGGTCATCCTCGCGGTGCTGATCTTCGTCCATCAGCCGGATGGCGGCACGCAAGGAGCGGCGCATGGCCGATAG
- a CDS encoding GCG_CRPN prefix-to-repeats domain-containing protein: MHGTFRLVGAAVVLLALAGPAGALTVPPAAELPSGITAVAEGCGPGRWRGPWGGCRGPGPGGPEPGWAWRGPTAPGWYGGNGCPPGFWRGPWGHCRDTPYHGPLPGGGWK; this comes from the coding sequence ATGCACGGAACCTTCCGGCTGGTCGGCGCGGCCGTGGTGCTGCTGGCCCTGGCCGGCCCGGCCGGTGCCCTGACGGTGCCGCCCGCGGCGGAACTCCCCAGCGGCATCACGGCCGTGGCCGAGGGCTGCGGCCCGGGCCGCTGGCGGGGCCCCTGGGGCGGCTGCCGCGGCCCCGGGCCCGGTGGCCCCGAGCCCGGCTGGGCCTGGCGCGGCCCCACCGCCCCCGGCTGGTACGGCGGCAATGGCTGCCCGCCCGGCTTCTGGCGCGGTCCCTGGGGCCATTGCCGCGACACGCCCTATCACGGGCCGCTGCCCGGCGGCGGCTGGAAGTAG
- a CDS encoding ABC transporter ATP-binding protein, producing the protein MSDAVPPLRLENVQRRYRTEAGELPVLQGADLTLHAGEIVALVAPSGTGKSTLLHLAGLLERPDGGEVHVEGRAAGGLDDAARTAIRRSTIGFVYQFHHLLPEFTAEENVALPQMAAGRSRAQARDHARELLAAFGLAGREHHRPGRLSGGEQQRVAIARALANAPRILLADEPTGNLDVGTSDRVFAQLLEAARGRGLAALIATHNPELAARMDRVVTLRDGRLVGAG; encoded by the coding sequence ATGAGTGACGCCGTGCCGCCGCTGCGGCTGGAGAACGTGCAGCGCCGCTACCGCACCGAGGCGGGGGAGCTGCCCGTCCTCCAGGGCGCCGACCTGACGCTGCACGCGGGCGAGATCGTCGCCCTGGTCGCCCCCTCCGGCACGGGGAAGTCCACCCTGCTGCACCTGGCCGGGCTGCTGGAGCGGCCCGACGGGGGCGAGGTGCATGTCGAGGGCCGCGCCGCCGGCGGGCTGGACGATGCCGCGCGCACCGCCATCCGGCGGAGCACGATCGGCTTCGTCTACCAGTTCCACCACCTCCTCCCAGAATTCACTGCCGAGGAGAACGTGGCCCTGCCGCAGATGGCCGCCGGGCGCAGCCGTGCCCAGGCGCGCGACCATGCGCGGGAGCTGCTGGCGGCCTTCGGGCTGGCGGGGCGGGAGCACCATCGCCCCGGTCGGCTCTCGGGCGGCGAGCAGCAGCGCGTCGCCATCGCGCGTGCCCTGGCCAACGCGCCGCGCATCCTGCTGGCCGACGAGCCCACCGGGAACCTCGATGTCGGCACCTCGGACCGGGTCTTCGCGCAACTGCTGGAAGCGGCGCGGGGCAGGGGGCTCGCCGCCCTGATCGCCACGCACAACCCGGAGCTGGCGGCGCGGATGGACCGGGTGGTGACGCTGCGCGACGGGCGGCTCGTTGGAGCCGGCTAG
- a CDS encoding Spy/CpxP family protein refolding chaperone has translation MSLIRSAVVAAALLAFPVLSSPGAQAQPAPAQQPAPAGDEADARAILNARLAALRTVIELSPEQERLWAPLEAAIRDASRNAASRRAQRLAAAEPTTFLDVLGHIADAEVARGQDLRRVVDAATPFVASLTDAQKRRIPAFLGMTDHPGPAQPSAQLWLFEAEEC, from the coding sequence ATGTCCCTGATCCGATCCGCCGTCGTCGCCGCGGCCCTGCTCGCCTTCCCCGTCCTCTCCTCCCCCGGCGCCCAGGCCCAGCCGGCGCCCGCCCAGCAGCCCGCGCCGGCCGGCGACGAGGCCGATGCGCGGGCGATCCTGAACGCCCGCCTCGCCGCGCTGCGGACGGTCATCGAGCTGTCGCCGGAGCAGGAGAGGCTCTGGGCGCCGCTGGAGGCCGCGATCCGCGATGCCAGCCGCAACGCGGCCAGCCGCCGCGCGCAACGCCTGGCCGCCGCCGAGCCGACGACCTTCCTCGACGTGCTCGGCCACATCGCCGACGCCGAGGTCGCCCGCGGCCAGGACCTGCGACGCGTCGTCGATGCCGCGACGCCTTTCGTCGCCTCCCTCACCGACGCGCAGAAGCGCCGCATCCCCGCCTTCCTCGGCATGACCGACCACCCCGGCCCCGCCCAGCCCAGCGCCCAGCTCTGGCTGTTCGAGGCGGAGGAATGCTGA
- a CDS encoding IS630 family transposase (programmed frameshift), producing the protein MGAAVAIRTDVEAGELRRLARRERAGRVAARLMALANVLDGMSREAAARFAGMDRQTLRDWVIRFNAKGVAGLRDQPRSGRPTRMTEGQRAAFKAVVLRGPDRERDGVSSWRIVDLCRVAEERFGVTYREGGMLRLVKSLDLSWQKVRPSHPKADKGAQERFKKGLAAALSEISRAHPGAEVQLWCQDEARVGQKGRGTRVWYERGVRPAGTIDQRHASAWIFVAVRPGTDQAFALVLTEVGTAAMQAFLDRFAATLPEPVHAALLLDGAGWHIAGHLAVPNNVSLVFLPPYAPELNPVERVWLYLRERFLSLCLFPDLNAIIDGCCQAWNQLTNETGRIASLTDYPYLQSVKTL; encoded by the exons ATGGGCGCGGCGGTGGCGATTCGGACTGACGTGGAGGCGGGAGAACTTCGGCGTCTGGCCCGGCGCGAGCGGGCCGGGCGGGTGGCGGCCCGGCTGATGGCGCTGGCGAACGTGCTGGATGGCATGAGCCGTGAGGCGGCAGCCCGGTTCGCGGGGATGGATCGGCAGACGCTGCGGGACTGGGTGATCCGCTTCAACGCCAAGGGCGTGGCAGGCCTGCGCGACCAGCCCCGCTCGGGGCGGCCGACGCGCATGACTGAGGGACAGAGGGCCGCCTTCAAGGCGGTGGTGCTGCGCGGCCCGGATCGCGAGCGAGACGGGGTGTCGTCCTGGCGTATCGTCGATCTGTGTCGGGTGGCGGAGGAGCGCTTCGGTGTAACCTACCGCGAGGGTGGGATGCTGCGGCTGGTGAAGTCGCTCGACCTCTCCTGGCAGAAGGTCCGGCCCAGCCATCCCAAGGCGGACAAGGGAGCGCAGGAGCGGTTCAAAAAG GGCCTCGCCGCCGCCCTGAGCGAGATCAGCCGCGCCCACCCCGGCGCCGAGGTCCAACTCTGGTGCCAGGACGAGGCCCGAGTGGGTCAGAAAGGCCGCGGCACCCGTGTCTGGTACGAGCGCGGCGTCCGTCCGGCCGGCACCATCGACCAGCGCCACGCGTCCGCCTGGATCTTCGTCGCCGTCCGCCCCGGCACTGACCAGGCCTTCGCCCTCGTGCTCACCGAGGTCGGCACGGCGGCGATGCAGGCCTTCCTCGACCGCTTCGCCGCCACCCTGCCCGAGCCGGTGCACGCCGCCCTGCTGCTGGACGGCGCGGGCTGGCACATCGCAGGCCACCTCGCCGTCCCGAACAACGTCAGCCTCGTCTTCCTGCCGCCCTACGCCCCCGAGTTGAACCCGGTCGAACGCGTCTGGCTCTACCTGCGGGAGCGCTTCCTCTCGCTCTGCCTCTTCCCCGACCTCAACGCCATCATCGACGGCTGCTGCCAAGCCTGGAACCAACTCACCAACGAGACCGGCCGCATCGCCTCCCTTACCGACTACCCCTACCTGCAATCAGTCAAAACTTTATGA
- a CDS encoding winged helix-turn-helix domain-containing protein has protein sequence MRDDPGTYTFDGFRLAAERGALLGLDGVELRLRPKTFALLRYLVDHPGRLLGREELLEVLWPGVAVTDDSLTQCVGELRQAFGSRAAQILRTVPRRGYMLTAAVQRDGPPRQDADRDAGLAPKAALLPSRDIVEHRQDPVAIHRFEAPDGDPACARLADALAGDLIAELARAEGLRVLPAAEAAAAGYRIQGEVRSVGEGLRVTLRLEEAATGTVFWAERLDQPREAASGLSAATLSALGAHIDWQVERHSHSAARRKPVATLTARELCLIGRDHHQRITQADTEVAREMFAQAIATDPDYAPAYAWQAYTVHRAITHGWGSPAGQAARDEALRLARRAVQLQPDSPLCLARLAFALVLDQRWEEAVDVARSALRTGRPAFAPSRITVCEVLVAAGHSEEAVEVAQAAIALDPLCPPTARGILGRALLLAGRVEESLPPLRWCALHLPDYAATYDTLVVAWAEAGRMPEALAARRELFRLRPDWMPRNHTGFWYFRRAEDLARFQAAHRRVAGQAGSDGAPPVTAAELPGPGPSHAGAPPEPPELPRAGPGRPPAASLAGLRQDTLVIQPLRSAPADAAAAQAAAALAPSLMAELVRHPDLRVVAGPDQRVSQGFEVRGDVHSAGDLLRAHLRLDDLVTGTTFWAGQVEWPAGRTTGLPVGDIASLAATMNAQIGRKSLRRARQKPVDRLSARELTLLGQEHYLRSTEAETSVARGLFLRATEADPGYAPALAWTAITLARIALHGWRTQDLDETLEQSIRLARMAVELDPESPHSLASLGLALALQGHWEEAVTTARLALRTSRIAGDAALIASGDTLAAAGYPEEAERAFRQAIARDPYGSPVLHAVLGRALLLEGRPEEAMAALRHCAVHLPDYALCFRTMVVAAVEAGLVEEAREALRDVARLRPDWVAGTEPIFWFLRRPEDVERYGKAFRIARRLGAAADAGGLMPAPTARA, from the coding sequence TTGCGGGACGATCCCGGGACCTACACCTTCGATGGGTTCCGGCTGGCTGCGGAGCGCGGAGCCCTGCTGGGGCTCGATGGCGTCGAGCTGCGCCTGCGGCCCAAAACCTTCGCCCTCCTGCGCTACCTGGTGGACCATCCGGGCCGGCTCCTGGGGCGGGAGGAACTGCTCGAAGTGCTCTGGCCCGGTGTGGCGGTGACGGACGACTCGCTGACCCAGTGCGTCGGCGAGTTGCGGCAGGCGTTCGGCAGCCGCGCCGCCCAGATCCTGCGGACGGTCCCCCGGCGAGGCTACATGCTGACGGCGGCAGTACAGCGCGACGGGCCGCCCCGGCAGGACGCCGACCGCGATGCAGGGCTGGCGCCGAAGGCCGCCCTCCTCCCGTCCCGCGACATCGTGGAACATCGACAGGACCCGGTCGCGATCCATCGCTTCGAGGCACCGGACGGCGACCCGGCCTGCGCCCGCCTGGCCGATGCGCTGGCGGGCGACCTGATCGCCGAACTCGCTCGGGCGGAAGGATTGCGCGTGCTGCCCGCCGCAGAGGCGGCCGCGGCGGGGTATCGCATCCAGGGCGAGGTACGTTCCGTCGGCGAGGGACTGCGGGTCACGCTCCGGCTCGAGGAGGCCGCGACCGGAACCGTCTTCTGGGCGGAACGCCTGGATCAGCCGCGGGAGGCCGCGTCGGGACTGTCGGCGGCGACCCTGTCCGCCCTCGGCGCCCATATCGACTGGCAGGTGGAGCGCCACAGCCACTCCGCCGCGCGCCGCAAGCCCGTCGCCACCCTGACCGCGCGCGAGCTTTGCCTGATCGGGCGGGACCACCACCAGCGCATCACCCAGGCGGATACGGAGGTGGCGCGGGAGATGTTCGCCCAGGCCATCGCGACCGATCCGGACTACGCGCCCGCCTATGCCTGGCAGGCCTACACGGTGCATCGCGCGATCACCCACGGCTGGGGCAGCCCGGCGGGCCAGGCGGCGCGAGACGAGGCGCTCCGGCTCGCGCGGCGGGCTGTCCAGCTCCAGCCTGACTCGCCGCTCTGCCTCGCCCGCCTCGCCTTCGCCCTCGTCCTGGACCAGCGCTGGGAGGAGGCCGTGGACGTGGCGCGCTCGGCGCTGCGCACGGGCCGGCCGGCCTTCGCGCCCTCCCGCATCACCGTCTGCGAAGTGCTGGTCGCCGCAGGGCATTCCGAGGAGGCGGTGGAGGTGGCGCAGGCTGCGATCGCGCTCGACCCGCTCTGCCCGCCGACCGCCCGGGGAATCCTGGGGCGGGCCCTGCTGCTGGCGGGAAGGGTGGAGGAATCGCTGCCGCCGCTGCGCTGGTGCGCCCTGCACCTGCCGGACTATGCGGCGACCTACGACACCCTCGTGGTGGCCTGGGCGGAGGCTGGGCGGATGCCAGAGGCCCTGGCGGCGCGGCGCGAGCTGTTCCGCCTCAGGCCGGACTGGATGCCGCGCAACCACACCGGCTTCTGGTACTTCCGGCGCGCTGAGGATCTGGCCCGCTTCCAGGCGGCGCATCGTCGCGTGGCCGGGCAGGCCGGCAGCGATGGCGCCCCTCCGGTGACCGCCGCCGAACTTCCGGGCCCCGGACCGAGCCACGCCGGCGCGCCACCCGAGCCGCCCGAGCTTCCCCGGGCGGGGCCCGGGCGCCCGCCCGCCGCCAGCCTCGCGGGCCTGCGGCAGGACACCCTGGTCATACAGCCGTTGCGGTCCGCCCCGGCCGATGCCGCTGCCGCGCAGGCCGCCGCCGCCCTCGCGCCGAGCCTCATGGCCGAGCTGGTCCGTCATCCGGACCTGCGCGTCGTCGCCGGTCCGGATCAGCGGGTGTCGCAGGGCTTCGAGGTGAGGGGCGATGTCCACTCTGCGGGCGACCTGCTGCGCGCCCATCTGCGGTTGGACGACCTCGTGACCGGCACCACCTTCTGGGCCGGGCAGGTGGAGTGGCCCGCGGGCCGGACCACCGGCCTGCCCGTCGGGGACATCGCGTCGCTCGCCGCCACGATGAACGCGCAGATCGGGCGCAAGAGCCTGCGCCGGGCACGGCAGAAGCCCGTGGATCGGCTGAGCGCGCGCGAGCTCACCCTGCTTGGCCAGGAGCACTACCTCCGCAGCACGGAGGCCGAGACCTCTGTCGCGCGCGGGCTGTTCCTCCGCGCCACGGAAGCCGATCCGGGCTATGCGCCGGCTCTCGCCTGGACGGCCATCACCCTGGCACGCATCGCGCTCCATGGCTGGCGGACGCAGGACCTGGACGAGACCCTGGAGCAGTCGATCCGATTGGCGCGGATGGCCGTCGAGCTGGATCCGGAATCCCCCCACTCGCTCGCCTCGCTGGGCCTGGCGCTGGCGTTGCAGGGGCATTGGGAGGAGGCCGTCACCACGGCACGCCTCGCGCTGCGGACGAGCCGCATCGCCGGCGATGCGGCGCTCATCGCGAGCGGCGACACGCTGGCCGCGGCAGGCTATCCTGAGGAGGCGGAGAGGGCGTTCCGGCAGGCCATCGCCCGGGATCCGTACGGCTCGCCCGTCCTGCATGCGGTGCTCGGTCGTGCCCTGCTCCTGGAGGGGCGTCCCGAGGAGGCGATGGCCGCGCTCCGCCATTGCGCCGTGCATCTGCCGGACTACGCCCTTTGCTTCCGCACGATGGTGGTCGCGGCGGTCGAGGCCGGCCTCGTCGAGGAGGCGCGCGAGGCGCTGCGGGATGTCGCGCGCCTGCGGCCCGACTGGGTCGCGGGCACGGAGCCGATCTTCTGGTTCCTGCGTCGGCCCGAGGATGTCGAGCGGTACGGGAAGGCGTTCCGCATCGCGCGGCGCCTGGGTGCGGCGGCCGATGCGGGCGGCCTGATGCCGGCTCCCACCGCCCGGGCGTGA
- a CDS encoding cytochrome c, producing MADSFMTRWLRPLRRSLKAGAVLLWLGSAAAADGATLTVDDGSRHVAFGTEALLASPSAVDLLVQQDPAYGGAARRYRAVPVTEVLSGLAANGGGAVEAAATDGFVTQIPVRLLEQTAGSAARAWLAVEPPDAPWPAIAGRSASAGPFYIVWERPELSGIAREYWPFQLATLRYVPLPTERWPQLAVDPALPADHAARVGQAGFAANCLPCHRLNGAGASDMGPDLNRPMSPTEYFEPSALRRYLRDPGSVRDWPQRVMQGFSPEQLSDDDINGIVVYLDHMARRRAP from the coding sequence ATGGCCGATAGCTTCATGACGCGGTGGCTGCGCCCGTTGCGCCGTTCCCTGAAGGCCGGCGCCGTGCTGCTCTGGCTGGGCAGCGCGGCGGCCGCGGACGGGGCCACGCTGACCGTGGACGACGGGTCGCGTCACGTCGCCTTCGGCACGGAGGCGCTCCTGGCCAGCCCGTCGGCCGTCGACCTCCTCGTGCAGCAGGACCCGGCCTATGGCGGCGCCGCGCGGCGCTACCGCGCCGTGCCGGTGACCGAGGTGCTGTCCGGCCTGGCCGCCAACGGAGGCGGTGCGGTGGAGGCCGCGGCGACCGACGGCTTCGTGACCCAGATCCCGGTCCGCCTGCTGGAGCAGACGGCCGGGAGCGCCGCCCGCGCCTGGCTGGCCGTCGAGCCGCCGGACGCACCCTGGCCCGCCATCGCGGGCCGGTCGGCCAGCGCCGGCCCGTTCTACATCGTCTGGGAGCGGCCGGAGCTGTCGGGCATCGCGCGCGAGTACTGGCCCTTCCAGCTGGCGACCCTGCGCTACGTCCCGCTGCCGACCGAGCGCTGGCCGCAGCTGGCCGTCGACCCCGCGCTGCCGGCGGATCACGCCGCGCGGGTCGGGCAGGCCGGCTTCGCGGCCAATTGCCTGCCCTGCCACCGTCTGAACGGCGCCGGTGCCTCCGACATGGGCCCGGACCTGAACCGGCCCATGAGCCCCACCGAATACTTCGAGCCCTCCGCGCTGCGGCGCTACCTGCGCGACCCCGGCTCGGTGCGGGACTGGCCGCAGCGGGTCATGCAGGGCTTCTCGCCGGAGCAGCTCTCCGACGACGACATCAACGGCATCGTCGTGTATCTCGATCACATGGCCCGGCGGCGCGCGCCATAG
- the proS gene encoding proline--tRNA ligase has product MRLSRAFLPTLKETPAEAQIASHRLMLRAGLVRQTSAGIYAWLPLGLRVLRKVEQIVREEQDRTGAQEILMPTIQPAELWKESGRYEAYGKEMLRLNDRHEREMLYGPTNEEMVTDIFRGFAKSYRDLPRNLYHIQWKFRDEVRPRFGVMRGREFLMKDAYSFDLTVEGARHSYRKMFVAYLRTFARMGLKAIPMRADTGPIGGDLSHEFIILAETGESQVYLHRDLLAYDPLSEIPDYDGDLTPQVEFWTRRYAATDELHDEAAWAQVPEGDRVAARGVEVGHIFYFGTKYSAAMGFQVAGPDGANVTPEMGSYGIGVSRVVGAAIEANHDEAGIKWPDAIAPYKLAVINLKPGDAACDAMAEQLYGAFADDAVLDDRDARAGQKFADADLLGFPWQAIIGPRGAAAGKVELKRRATGERVELSLDDALAKLAA; this is encoded by the coding sequence GCTGCGCGCCGGGCTAGTACGGCAGACCAGCGCCGGCATCTACGCCTGGCTGCCCCTGGGGCTGCGGGTGCTGCGCAAGGTCGAGCAGATCGTGCGCGAGGAGCAGGACCGGACGGGGGCGCAGGAGATCCTGATGCCCACCATCCAGCCGGCCGAGCTGTGGAAGGAGAGCGGTCGCTACGAGGCCTACGGCAAGGAGATGCTGCGTCTCAACGACCGGCACGAGCGGGAGATGCTCTACGGCCCGACCAACGAGGAGATGGTCACCGATATCTTCCGCGGCTTCGCCAAGTCGTACCGCGACCTGCCGCGCAACCTCTACCACATCCAGTGGAAGTTCCGCGACGAGGTCCGCCCCCGCTTCGGCGTCATGCGCGGCCGCGAGTTCCTGATGAAGGACGCCTATTCCTTCGACCTGACCGTCGAGGGCGCGCGCCATTCCTACCGCAAGATGTTCGTGGCCTATCTGCGCACCTTCGCGCGGATGGGGCTGAAGGCCATCCCGATGCGCGCCGATACCGGCCCGATCGGCGGCGACCTGAGCCACGAGTTCATCATCCTGGCCGAGACGGGCGAGAGCCAGGTCTACCTGCACCGCGACCTGCTGGCCTATGACCCGCTCTCCGAAATCCCCGACTACGACGGCGACCTGACGCCGCAGGTCGAGTTCTGGACCCGCCGCTACGCCGCCACCGACGAGCTGCACGACGAGGCCGCCTGGGCGCAGGTGCCGGAGGGCGACCGCGTCGCCGCCCGCGGCGTGGAGGTTGGGCACATCTTCTACTTCGGCACCAAGTACTCCGCTGCCATGGGCTTCCAGGTGGCCGGGCCGGACGGCGCCAATGTGACGCCGGAGATGGGCTCCTATGGCATCGGCGTCTCCCGCGTCGTGGGGGCCGCGATCGAGGCCAACCATGACGAGGCGGGCATCAAGTGGCCCGACGCCATCGCGCCCTACAAGTTGGCGGTGATCAACCTCAAGCCCGGCGACGCCGCCTGCGACGCGATGGCCGAGCAGCTCTACGGCGCCTTCGCGGACGACGCGGTGCTGGACGACCGCGACGCGCGGGCGGGGCAGAAATTCGCCGATGCCGACCTGCTGGGCTTCCCCTGGCAGGCGATCATCGGCCCGCGCGGGGCGGCGGCCGGCAAGGTGGAGCTGAAGCGCCGCGCCACCGGCGAGCGGGTGGAGCTGTCCCTGGACGACGCGCTGGCGAAGCTCGCCGCCTGA
- a CDS encoding lipoprotein-releasing ABC transporter permease subunit, whose amino-acid sequence MFGAFERMVAFRYLRARKGERFVSVIAIFSLVGIALGVATLIIVMSVMNGFRQELLGRILGLNGHMGVFAAAGGPLPDFDEIARKVRGVPGVTSATPIVEGQVLFTSEAGGASGGIARGIRPEDLRARPLIANNLRGGSLERFGGDDTIVVGNRLAQKLGLRVGDRLSLVSPQGRTTVIGTVPRLRSYEVVALFEAGMNEYDSSYVFLPFQAAQVYFQLRDAASQVEVFVDNPDNVAAIGREIYRAVAPTRVRVLDWQSANSSFFNAVQVERNVMFLILTLIIIVAAFNIVSSLIMLVKDKTRDIAVLRTVGATRGAIMRIFLLCGASVGVAGTLIGFLLGIVFCAYIENIRQLLQRLSGTELFSPEVYFLTRLPAVVNPHEVTQVVLMGLGLSLLATLYPSWRAARTDPVVALRNE is encoded by the coding sequence ATGTTCGGCGCCTTCGAGCGTATGGTCGCCTTCCGCTACCTGCGGGCGCGGAAGGGGGAGCGCTTCGTCTCGGTCATCGCGATCTTCTCGCTCGTCGGCATCGCGCTGGGCGTGGCGACGCTGATCATCGTGATGAGCGTGATGAACGGCTTCCGGCAGGAGCTGCTGGGCCGAATCCTGGGCCTCAACGGGCATATGGGCGTCTTCGCCGCGGCCGGCGGCCCGCTGCCCGATTTCGACGAGATCGCCCGCAAGGTGCGCGGCGTGCCCGGCGTGACCTCCGCCACCCCGATCGTGGAGGGGCAGGTGCTGTTCACCTCCGAGGCCGGCGGCGCCTCGGGCGGCATCGCGCGCGGTATCCGGCCGGAGGATCTCCGCGCCCGGCCGCTGATCGCGAACAACCTGCGCGGCGGCAGCCTGGAGCGCTTCGGCGGCGACGACACGATCGTGGTCGGCAACCGCCTGGCGCAGAAGCTCGGCCTCCGCGTCGGCGACCGCCTCTCCCTCGTCTCGCCCCAGGGCCGCACCACCGTCATCGGCACCGTGCCCCGCCTGCGCTCCTACGAGGTGGTGGCGTTGTTCGAGGCGGGGATGAACGAGTACGACAGCAGCTACGTCTTCCTGCCCTTCCAGGCGGCGCAGGTCTACTTCCAGCTTCGCGACGCGGCGTCGCAGGTGGAGGTCTTCGTCGACAACCCCGACAACGTCGCCGCCATCGGGCGGGAGATCTACCGCGCCGTCGCCCCCACGCGCGTCCGCGTGCTGGACTGGCAGAGCGCCAACTCCTCCTTCTTCAACGCCGTCCAGGTCGAGCGGAACGTGATGTTCCTGATCCTGACGCTGATCATCATCGTCGCCGCCTTCAACATCGTTTCCTCCCTCATCATGCTGGTGAAGGACAAGACCCGCGACATCGCCGTGCTGCGCACCGTGGGCGCCACGCGCGGGGCGATCATGCGCATCTTCCTGCTCTGCGGCGCCAGCGTCGGCGTGGCGGGGACGCTGATCGGCTTCCTGCTGGGCATCGTCTTCTGCGCCTATATCGAGAACATCCGCCAGCTCCTCCAGCGACTCTCGGGGACGGAGCTGTTCAGCCCGGAGGTCTACTTCCTCACCCGGCTGCCGGCGGTGGTGAACCCGCACGAGGTGACGCAGGTGGTGCTGATGGGCCTCGGCCTCTCGCTCCTCGCCACGCTCTACCCCTCCTGGCGGGCGGCGCGGACCGATCCCGTGGTGGCGCTGCGCAATGAGTGA
- a CDS encoding IS3 family transposase (programmed frameshift), whose amino-acid sequence MTAKKTAASYSPEVRERSVRLVLDGAGEHGSQWAAIGSIAAKIGCTAETLRRWVRQAERDRGKRAGPTSEDRDRIKALERENRELRQANEILRKASAYFCPGGARPPVEAMIAFIDDHRGVYGVESICRVLPIAPSTYHAHAARRADPTLGSARSQRDSMLRAEVRRVHAENFGVYGVRKVWRQLGREGTSVARCTVARLMRQMGLRGVVRGKETRTTVPDKGAPCPADRVNRQFLAPRPNLLWVSDFTYVATWQGFVYVAFVIDTFARRIVGWRVSRTSHAGFVLDALEQALHDRRPVQGMGLIHHSDRGVQYVSIRYTERLAEAGIEPSVGSVGDSYDNALAESVIGLFKTEVIRRRGPWRSLEGVEFATLEWVDWFNNRRLLEPIGNIPPAEAEARYYAAQEAIALAA is encoded by the exons ATGACGGCGAAGAAGACGGCGGCGAGCTACTCGCCTGAGGTTCGGGAGCGGTCGGTGCGGCTGGTGCTGGACGGCGCCGGGGAGCATGGCTCGCAATGGGCGGCGATCGGCTCGATCGCGGCGAAGATCGGCTGCACGGCGGAGACGCTGCGTCGCTGGGTCCGGCAGGCCGAGCGTGACCGCGGCAAGCGTGCCGGGCCCACGAGCGAGGATCGGGATCGCATCAAGGCGCTGGAGCGGGAGAACCGCGAGCTGCGCCAGGCGAACGAGATCCTGCGCAAGGCATCAGCGTATT TTTGCCCTGGCGGAGCTCGACCGCCGGTCGAAGCCATGATCGCCTTCATCGACGATCATCGGGGCGTGTACGGGGTCGAGTCGATCTGCCGGGTTCTGCCGATCGCCCCGTCCACCTACCACGCCCATGCCGCGCGCCGCGCCGATCCCACTCTGGGCTCGGCCAGGTCGCAGCGGGACAGCATGCTGCGGGCGGAGGTGCGGCGGGTCCACGCCGAGAACTTCGGCGTCTACGGCGTGCGGAAGGTCTGGCGCCAGCTCGGCCGCGAGGGGACGTCGGTCGCCCGCTGCACGGTGGCGCGGCTGATGCGCCAGATGGGCCTGCGCGGCGTGGTGCGTGGCAAGGAGACCAGGACGACGGTGCCCGACAAGGGCGCGCCATGCCCGGCCGACCGGGTAAACCGGCAGTTCCTGGCGCCGCGGCCGAACCTGCTCTGGGTGTCGGACTTCACCTACGTCGCGACCTGGCAGGGCTTCGTCTACGTCGCCTTCGTCATCGACACCTTCGCGCGGCGGATCGTCGGCTGGCGGGTGTCGCGCACCTCCCATGCTGGCTTCGTCCTGGATGCCCTGGAGCAGGCGCTGCATGACCGGCGGCCTGTCCAGGGCATGGGGCTGATCCATCACAGCGATCGCGGGGTCCAATACGTGTCTATCCGCTACACCGAGCGCCTGGCGGAAGCGGGCATCGAGCCGTCGGTCGGCAGCGTCGGCGACAGCTACGACAACGCGCTGGCCGAGAGCGTCATCGGCCTGTTCAAGACCGAGGTCATTCGGCGCCGCGGCCCGTGGCGCAGCCTGGAGGGCGTCGAGTTCGCCACCCTCGAATGGGTGGACTGGTTCAACAACCGCCGCCTCCTCGAGCCGATCGGAAACATCCCGCCCGCCGAGGCGGAGGCGCGCTACTATGCCGCCCAGGAGGCCATAGCCCTGGCGGCCTGA